In Lysobacter sp. FW306-1B-D06B, the sequence CAGCAGGAAGCCGCGCGCACGCATGTCCGCTGCCTGCCACGCGCTGTCGCCGATGCGCTGGAAGCCGAACATCGAGTAGTAGATGTAGAACGGCAACATCTGCAGGTTGTTGGTGCTGTAGCTGGTGGCGGCGGCCATCCAGCTGGAGAACGCACCTGCTTCGGTGATGCCTTCTTCCAGCACCTGGCCGGCCTCGTCTTCGCGGTAGTACATCAGCTGGTCGCGATCGACCGGCTTGTACTTCTGGCCGTGCTGGGCGTAGATGCCGATCTGGCGGAACAGGCCTTCCATGCCGAACGTGCGCGCCTCATCGGCGACGATCGGCACGCAGCGCGGGCCCACCTGCTTGTCGCGCAGGATGATGTTGAGCGACTGCACGAACGACATCGTGGTGCTGATCTCGCGGTCGCCGCTGCTCTTGAGCAGGCGGTCGAAGGCTTCCAGCTTGGGCACTTCCAGCGATTCGGTGGCCTTGCGGCGACGCTGCGGCAGGTAACCGCCCAGGGCCTTGCGGCGCTCGTGCATGTATTCCACTTCCGGCGACTTCTCGCCCGGGTGGAAGAACGGCACCTTGCCGTCGGCCAGCTGCGCGTCGGTCACCGGGATGTTGAAGCGGTCGCGGAACACGCGCACGGCTTCGTCATCGAGCTTCTTGGTCTGGTGCGTGGGGTTGAGCGATTCGCCCGCCGCGCCCATGCCGTAACCCTTCACCGTCTTGGCGAGGATGACGGTGGGCATGCCCTTGGTGTTCACCGCTTCGTGGTACGCGGCGTAGACCTTGTGCGGGTCGTGGCCGCCGCGGTTGAGGCGCCAGATGTCGTCGTCGCTGAGGTTGGCGACTAGCTGCGCGGTCTCCGGGTACTTGCCGAAGAAGTTCTCGCGCGTGTACTTGCCGCCGAACGCCTTGCAGTTCTGGTATTCGCCGTCGACGGTTTCCATCATCAGCTGACGCAGCTTGCCGGTGGTGTCGCGCGCCAGGAGCGGATCCCAGTAGCTGCCCCAGATGGTCTTGATGACGTTCCAGCCGGCGCCGCGGAACTGGCCTTCCAGTTCCTGGATGATCTTGCCGTTGCCGCGCACCGGGCCGTCAAGACGCTGCAGATTGCAGTTGATGACGAAGACGAGGTTGTCCAGGCCTTCGCGACCGGCCACCGAGATGGCGCCGAGGGATTCGGGTTCGTCCGTCTCGCCGTCGCCGAGGAACGCCCACACCTTGCGGTCGGTCTTGGGCAGCAGGCCGCGGCCTTCCAGGTACTTCCAGTTGCGCGCCTGGTAGATGGCGGCCAGCGGGCCCAGGCCCATCGACACGGTCGGCACCTGCCAGTAGTCCGGCATCAACCACGGGTGCGGATACGACGAGATGCCGCGGCCGTCGACTTCCATGCGGAAGTTGTCGAGCTGGGATTCGCTGATGCGGCCTTCCAGGAACGAGCGGGCGTAGATGCCCGGCGAGCTGTGGCCCTGCACGCCGATGACGTCGCCCGGATGGTCGCCGTCCGGGCCGCGCCAGAAGTGGTTGAAGCCGACGTCATACAACGTGGCGGCCGACGCGAACGACGCGATGTGGCCGCCCAGGTCGCCCGGCTTGCGGTTGGCGCGCACGACCATGGCCAGTGCGTTCCAGCGCAGGATCGAACGGATGCGCCATTCCATCGCGTGGTCGCCGGGGCTCTTGACCTCCAGGTGCGCGGGAATGGTGTTGATGTATTCGGTGGTCGGCGAGAACGGCAGGTGCGCGCCGGCGCGGCGGGTCACTTCGACCATGCCTTCGAGCAGCTGGTGGGCGCGTTCGGCGCCGTCGCGCTCGATGACGGCCTGGACGGACTCGATCCACTCGCGGGTTTCGGTCGGATCCGGGTCGTTCTGGAGGATGTCGGAGATGACAGCGTGGAGAGACGTCATGCGTATCGCGGCCCCTATTGGCCGCGCCTCGTGTGGGGACGGGTTAGAGCATCGATTCTAACAGGGCGATCCGGGCCGCCGGACCCCGTGAACGGGCCGCAGCGTTGCTACGAAAGGCGAATTGCGGCGCGGGTTTGCGTACGGGGGCGGATGGCGTGGGGAGGCACGCGCCCTCTCCCCTTGCGGGAGAGGGACAGGCCGCCGGAGGCGGCCAGGGAGAGGGGGGCCGGGTTGCAGTGACGCGAAGGCGCGTCGGCTGCGCCGACGCTCCCCTCTTCCGCCCTTCGGGCACCTTCTTCCGCAAGGGGAGAAGGAAGCGCAGTCGCCTCGCGCGGCAGGCCGCCGCAACGCCGCCACTAGCGCGGCGGCGCCACCGGCATCCCCAGCACCTGCCGCTGGAATGCCGCCATTTCCGCCCGCGTCACGCGGCCGTCGTGGTCGGCGTCCATGTGTTCGAACAGCGCGCGCGCACCGGCGGCGTGTTCGGCGGCGGTGACCACGCCGTCGCCGTCCAGGTCCATCGGCATCGGGTCGCCGGCCGGCGGCTCAGGCGGTGCCGACGGCGTCGGAACGGGCACGGGTTGCGTTGCCGGAACGGGCGGCACGGGCGCGGTCGGCGTGGTCTGTGCCCAGATCGCGATGGGCACGGCCACAATGGCCAACAGCAGCATTGCTCGGATTGCGACCTTCATGACCCCACCCCTGCAGGACGATTCCGGCCGCCACGTTAACGAGGGGCCCGTGTGCAAACCTTCACGGCGCGCGCACCGACGGCCGGCCGCTGCGCCGCTGGCGTTGGCGCTGTCCGTCGCGCTCGTTGTGCCGGCACACGCGCAGTCGCGCGATTCGGCGACCACGCTCGACACCGTGCAGGTGCTCGGCGCGCGCCACGCGCTGTCTGACTTCCCCGGTTCGATCAGCGTCATCGACGGCGACACGCTGCGCGCGGGTCAGCGCCAGGTATCGCTGTCGGAAGCGCTGGTGCGCGCACCGGGCATCACCGTGCTGGATCGACAGAACTACGCACAGGACTTGCAGGTGCAGAGCCGTGGCTTCGGTGCGCGCTCCACGTTCGGCATTCGCGGGATCAAGCTGATCGTCGACGGCATCCCTTCGTCCGCGCTCGACGGACAAGGCCAGGCGGCGAGCTTCCCGCTGAGCGCACTCGACCGCATCCAGGTGCTGCGCGGTCCGCTCGCGCTGCAATACGGCAACGCCGCAGGCGGGGCGATCGTCGGCGAGACGGCGTTCGACGGGCCTTCGGCGGAGGCCGAAGGCTGGGTCGGTTCGGATTCCAGTGCACGCGGCGCAGCGGGATTCGAAGGCGCGACCGGCGACAACGCATGGCAATGGCGCGCGCTCGGCAGTTACTTCACCACCGACGGCGATCGACCGCACAGCGCGGCGCAACGCACGCAAGTGGACGCCGTCGCGCAGTACACGCCCGATGACGATTCGCGCCTGCGCCTGGTGGCCGGAGGCCTGAGCCAGCCGTACACGGACGACCCGCTGGGCCTCACGCGGGCGCAATGGGAGCGCGATCCGCACGGCACCGATCCCGTCGCGGAGCAGTTCGACACGCGCAAGAAAATCGACAACGCGCAGATCGGCGCGCGATGGGAAGACGCGTACGCGCCGGGTCGCGAATACTGGATCGGCGGTTATGGCGTGAAGCGCGACGTGGTGCAGTTCCTCGCCGTTCCGATCGCGGCACAGCGCGCGCCCGGCAGCGCCGGCGGCGTGATCGACCTGGGGCGCACCTCGGCCGGCATCGACGCGGGGCATCGCTGGAGTTTCGATCGCGGCGCGCTGACGGTGGGCATCGAGTCCGGCTGGCTGGACGAAGCGCGGCGCGGCTACGAGAACTTCGTCGGGACGCAACTCGGCGTTCGCGGCGCACTGCGTCGCGACGAAGACAATCGCATCCGCAGCCTGGATGCCTTCGTGCTCGGCGAGTTGCGCCCGGCCGATGCGTGGACGCTGCTCGGCGCGGTGCGTCGTTCTGAACTGCGGTTCGAATCCGACGACCACTACATCGCGCCCGGCAACGGCGACGACAGCGGATCGCTGGATTACGGCGAGACGGCGGCGGCGCTGGGTGTGTCG encodes:
- a CDS encoding TonB-dependent receptor: MTPPLQDDSGRHVNEGPVCKPSRRAHRRPAAAPLALALSVALVVPAHAQSRDSATTLDTVQVLGARHALSDFPGSISVIDGDTLRAGQRQVSLSEALVRAPGITVLDRQNYAQDLQVQSRGFGARSTFGIRGIKLIVDGIPSSALDGQGQAASFPLSALDRIQVLRGPLALQYGNAAGGAIVGETAFDGPSAEAEGWVGSDSSARGAAGFEGATGDNAWQWRALGSYFTTDGDRPHSAAQRTQVDAVAQYTPDDDSRLRLVAGGLSQPYTDDPLGLTRAQWERDPHGTDPVAEQFDTRKKIDNAQIGARWEDAYAPGREYWIGGYGVKRDVVQFLAVPIAAQRAPGSAGGVIDLGRTSAGIDAGHRWSFDRGALTVGIESGWLDEARRGYENFVGTQLGVRGALRRDEDNRIRSLDAFVLGELRPADAWTLLGAVRRSELRFESDDHYIAPGNGDDSGSLDYGETAAALGVSRAFGSGEVFASVGRGFETPTVTELAYRPDGSAGFNTDLQPAHFDTAEIGTRWRADSVEASVSAYRIDGEDEIVPATNSGGRASFANAGRTRREGVEAGIEGRLHRQWSYALTANWLRARFTEDFSYRVASGAVQIVEAGNRIPGIPRANGYAELAWNTRDGRTVAAMEMRASDGMPTDDRNTDASNGYATFALRLQWRAAASGWYGFARVDNLFDRDYAGSVIVNEGNARYFEPAPGRGFTLGLGWKAGG
- the aceE gene encoding pyruvate dehydrogenase (acetyl-transferring), homodimeric type; protein product: MTSLHAVISDILQNDPDPTETREWIESVQAVIERDGAERAHQLLEGMVEVTRRAGAHLPFSPTTEYINTIPAHLEVKSPGDHAMEWRIRSILRWNALAMVVRANRKPGDLGGHIASFASAATLYDVGFNHFWRGPDGDHPGDVIGVQGHSSPGIYARSFLEGRISESQLDNFRMEVDGRGISSYPHPWLMPDYWQVPTVSMGLGPLAAIYQARNWKYLEGRGLLPKTDRKVWAFLGDGETDEPESLGAISVAGREGLDNLVFVINCNLQRLDGPVRGNGKIIQELEGQFRGAGWNVIKTIWGSYWDPLLARDTTGKLRQLMMETVDGEYQNCKAFGGKYTRENFFGKYPETAQLVANLSDDDIWRLNRGGHDPHKVYAAYHEAVNTKGMPTVILAKTVKGYGMGAAGESLNPTHQTKKLDDEAVRVFRDRFNIPVTDAQLADGKVPFFHPGEKSPEVEYMHERRKALGGYLPQRRRKATESLEVPKLEAFDRLLKSSGDREISTTMSFVQSLNIILRDKQVGPRCVPIVADEARTFGMEGLFRQIGIYAQHGQKYKPVDRDQLMYYREDEAGQVLEEGITEAGAFSSWMAAATSYSTNNLQMLPFYIYYSMFGFQRIGDSAWQAADMRARGFLLGATAGRTTINGEGLQHEDGHSHLLASAIPNCRSYDPTFGFEVAVILQHGMQRMLTEQQDEYYYITLMNENYAHPDMPEGASEGIIKGMYLLQDAGKPKKGELRVQLMGSGTILREAIAAAELLDKDFGVTADIWSCPSFTELARDGEDAIRLNRLNPEGTQRKPYVTTLLEGRQGPAIAATDYVRNFANQIREFVPMKYTVLGTDGFGRSDTRANLRRHFEVDRYYIAHAAIAALAAEGKMTAKDVARAIKQYKLDGEKPNPLGV